The following are from one region of the Acidobacteriota bacterium genome:
- a CDS encoding ankyrin repeat domain-containing protein gives MAQDLSDTLDRFFQAVRRGDAEKVEAFLAQDARLAFARQDGGLTAYAAALKARHPEIGQILRRHGYQPDLHESALALDWERLDQLAPQVPGQINTDHPIGGTAMYAAALGGAGSDLWRIYRYSGDPSRTFPPSGSPLQAALCHPHLPTAEMSAATLLANGADSNPLAEAVPASAQATETDAQDWVSRSRRLGWTPLHIAASRGSTDLVEMLIRKGADLSAKDAQERTPLELAEASGQEGAARLLRQEKSIHREHSTSRRAYDVNGRPYRAPDLSAFAALKREQTVGAAHRDLDAVRATVQRHPDLAHSVATTTEGAVEAGAHMGRHDMVDFLLEKGAPYSVVTAVMRNDAPRVKELLEEDPLRIHERGAHDFALLWYPVIGRTGPDMLEELLRRGADVEQQNHLGTTALHFAAARDQADMAQLLIEHGADINRRGRKFRPAGHTPLDLAGESVSKLLRARGAKTSEEQG, from the coding sequence ATGGCCCAGGACCTGTCAGATACTCTTGACCGCTTTTTCCAGGCCGTCCGCCGCGGCGATGCCGAGAAAGTCGAAGCCTTCCTGGCCCAGGACGCCCGATTGGCTTTCGCCCGCCAAGACGGTGGACTCACGGCCTACGCGGCCGCGCTCAAGGCCCGCCACCCCGAGATCGGCCAGATCTTGCGTCGCCACGGATATCAGCCCGACCTGCACGAATCGGCTCTGGCGCTGGACTGGGAGCGCCTCGACCAACTGGCGCCGCAGGTTCCGGGACAGATCAACACAGACCACCCCATCGGCGGAACGGCCATGTACGCGGCGGCGCTGGGGGGCGCCGGCAGCGACCTGTGGCGCATCTACCGCTACAGCGGCGATCCGTCGCGCACCTTTCCCCCCAGCGGGTCGCCCCTGCAGGCCGCTCTCTGTCATCCCCACCTGCCCACGGCCGAGATGAGCGCCGCCACTCTGCTGGCCAACGGAGCCGACTCCAATCCTCTTGCGGAAGCGGTGCCCGCATCGGCGCAAGCGACGGAAACCGACGCTCAGGACTGGGTGTCGCGAAGCCGCAGGCTGGGCTGGACGCCGCTGCATATCGCCGCCTCCCGGGGCTCAACAGACCTGGTGGAAATGCTCATCCGCAAGGGAGCCGACCTCTCGGCCAAGGACGCCCAAGAGAGGACGCCTCTGGAACTGGCGGAAGCATCCGGCCAAGAAGGCGCTGCCCGGCTGTTACGGCAGGAAAAGAGCATTCATCGCGAACACTCCACTTCCCGGCGGGCCTACGACGTCAACGGACGGCCTTACCGGGCTCCCGACTTGAGCGCCTTTGCCGCCCTCAAGCGGGAGCAGACGGTGGGAGCCGCTCACCGCGACCTGGACGCCGTCCGCGCCACCGTGCAGCGACATCCCGACCTGGCCCATTCCGTGGCCACCACAACCGAGGGAGCGGTGGAAGCCGGCGCCCACATGGGACGCCACGATATGGTCGACTTCCTGCTGGAGAAAGGGGCGCCTTACTCCGTCGTCACCGCCGTCATGCGCAACGACGCTCCGCGCGTGAAGGAACTGCTGGAGGAAGACCCGCTGCGAATACACGAACGCGGCGCCCACGACTTCGCGTTGCTCTGGTACCCGGTCATCGGGCGCACCGGCCCCGACATGTTGGAAGAACTCCTGCGCCGGGGTGCCGACGTCGAGCAGCAAAACCACCTGGGCACCACGGCCCTCCACTTCGCCGCCGCCCGCGACCAGGCCGACATGGCCCAACTGCTCATCGAGCACGGCGCCGACATCAACCGCCGCGGCCGCAAATTCCGCCCCGCCGGCCACACCCCTCTCGACCTGGCCGGCGAGTCCGTCTCCAAACTCCTCCGCGCCCGCGGCGCCAAGACCAGCGAGGAGCAGGGCTAG
- the purF gene encoding amidophosphoribosyltransferase yields MTRPDMDDKFHDECGVFAIADHSEAANHAYLGLLAQQHRGQESAGIVSAHESDLYPYRGMGKVFDVFTPQIIESLPGRSAIGHVRYSTAGASNLANAQPILTDSWRGPLALAHNGNLLHTDKLRRSLESEGAIFNSTSDTEVIQHLLARSPKQDLTEALRDVLALMRGAFSLVLLTPQCIYAARDPLGFRPLALGRLEGSWVVASETSAFDLIGAGYVRDVEPGEILLIYGQQTSSYHLPPAGRRAHCIFEHVYFARPDSRVFGRSVHISRHEMGRQLAREAPVPADIVVPVPDSGVTAAIGYSQESGIPLHMALIRNHYVGRTFIEPKQSIRNFGVKVKLNPVPELLEGKRVILIDDSIVRGTTSRKIVEMVRGAGAAEVHFRISSPPTVSPCHYGIDTPTKKELIAANKSVEEIRDHVSADSLEYLSLEGLRRSVQANGNFCSACFDESYPVPPDQSTHQPRLFALEE; encoded by the coding sequence TTGACCCGACCGGATATGGACGACAAGTTCCACGACGAGTGCGGCGTTTTCGCCATCGCCGACCATTCCGAAGCCGCCAACCACGCCTATCTCGGACTGTTGGCCCAACAGCACCGGGGACAGGAGTCGGCGGGCATCGTATCGGCCCACGAGTCCGACCTCTACCCCTACCGCGGCATGGGCAAGGTCTTCGATGTCTTCACGCCCCAGATCATCGAGTCGCTGCCGGGACGTTCGGCCATCGGGCACGTGCGTTATTCCACCGCAGGAGCCAGCAACCTGGCCAACGCCCAGCCCATCCTCACCGATTCCTGGCGCGGACCCTTGGCCTTGGCCCACAACGGCAATTTGCTGCACACCGACAAGCTGCGCCGCAGCCTGGAGTCGGAGGGCGCCATCTTCAACTCCACCAGCGACACCGAGGTCATCCAGCACCTGCTGGCGCGCTCGCCCAAGCAGGATCTGACCGAGGCGCTGCGCGACGTGCTGGCGCTGATGCGGGGGGCTTTTTCGCTGGTGCTGCTGACGCCCCAATGCATCTACGCCGCTCGCGACCCGCTGGGCTTCCGTCCGCTGGCGCTGGGCAGGCTGGAGGGCAGTTGGGTGGTGGCTTCTGAGACGTCCGCCTTCGACCTCATCGGCGCCGGCTACGTACGCGACGTCGAGCCGGGCGAGATCCTGCTCATCTACGGCCAGCAGACCTCCTCATACCACCTGCCCCCCGCCGGGCGCCGGGCTCACTGTATCTTCGAGCACGTCTACTTCGCGCGTCCTGACAGCCGCGTCTTCGGACGCAGCGTCCACATCAGCCGCCACGAGATGGGACGCCAACTGGCCCGCGAAGCCCCTGTTCCCGCCGACATCGTGGTCCCCGTTCCCGACTCGGGCGTGACGGCGGCCATCGGCTACTCGCAGGAATCGGGCATTCCGCTGCACATGGCCCTGATCCGCAATCACTACGTGGGACGCACTTTCATCGAGCCCAAGCAGTCCATCCGCAACTTCGGCGTCAAGGTCAAGCTCAATCCCGTCCCCGAGTTGCTGGAGGGCAAGCGGGTCATCCTCATCGACGATTCCATCGTGCGCGGCACCACCTCGCGCAAGATCGTCGAGATGGTGCGCGGCGCCGGCGCCGCCGAAGTCCACTTCCGCATCAGCTCCCCGCCCACCGTCTCTCCCTGCCACTACGGCATCGACACCCCCACCAAAAAGGAACTCATCGCCGCCAACAAGTCCGTCGAAGAGATCCGCGACCACGTCTCCGCCGATTCCCTCGAATACCTCTCCCTGGAGGGCCTCCGCCGCTCCGTCCAAGCCAACGGAAACTTCTGCTCCGCCTGTTTCGACGAGTCCTACCCCGTCCCCCCCGACCAATCCACCCACCAACCGAGGTTGTTTGCACTGGAAGAGTAA
- the purL gene encoding phosphoribosylformylglycinamidine synthase subunit PurL has protein sequence MPISTEVIEGHGLTSEEFDRIVEMLGREPNMTELGIFSVMWSEHCSYKSSRVHLKTLPTEGPQVIEGPGENAGVVDVGDGLAAVFKIESHNHPSYIEPYQGAATGVGGIIRDVFTMGARPVACMNSLHFGPLDRPRNQLTMEGVVAGIAGYGNCMGIPTVGGEIYFQDRYGANPIVNVFCLGIAKADRIFRGTASGPGNPVIYVGAKTGRDGIHGATMASEEFSEDSEAKRPTVQVGDPLMEKLLLEACLEAMESGLVIGIQDMGAAGLTCSTTEMASRAGQGVRVDLSRVPQREKGMTPYEIMLSESQERMLLVVEKGSEDRVLEIFRRWDLDAVVVGEVIETPKLLVDNDGDRVAELPNRGLTDEAPLYRRPMQRPSYLDELPDWRRLGLSQPEDCGEVLTRMMSSEHLCSRRWVYRQYDHVIRTDTVIMPGSDASVLRLKGTRGGLALSLDGNPRFCYLEPRMGARLAVAESCRNVVASGARPLAATNCLNFGNPENPGIMWQFAEVVAGIGEACSVFSTPITGGNVSFYNETRGEGIFPTPVIGMLGKIEDLSQVRESHFLAEGDVVYLLGETRAELGGSIYLECQGQPLAGPCPQLDLGAEAHLLKRVLDWAARGLLQSVHDLSEGGLAAAMAECCFKHGLGLEAGVDGELRCDHFLFSETPSRLLVSLSPLREEEFLGDLDGLPAQRLGKVGGRRLRFRYNQSVCLDLSVEDLRSAWDGHFPSLFKH, from the coding sequence GTGCCCATCAGCACCGAGGTTATCGAAGGTCACGGACTGACCTCCGAAGAATTCGACCGCATCGTGGAGATGCTGGGCCGCGAGCCCAACATGACCGAGCTGGGGATCTTCTCGGTAATGTGGTCTGAACACTGCAGCTACAAGAGTTCGCGCGTCCACCTCAAAACGCTTCCCACCGAAGGTCCGCAGGTCATCGAGGGGCCGGGCGAAAACGCCGGGGTGGTGGATGTCGGAGACGGCCTGGCGGCCGTCTTCAAGATCGAGTCCCACAACCATCCTTCATACATCGAGCCCTATCAGGGAGCGGCCACCGGGGTGGGGGGCATCATCCGCGACGTCTTCACCATGGGGGCGCGTCCGGTGGCCTGCATGAACTCGCTCCACTTCGGACCCCTCGACCGTCCCCGCAACCAGCTCACCATGGAAGGCGTGGTGGCCGGAATCGCCGGCTACGGCAACTGCATGGGCATCCCCACGGTGGGAGGCGAGATCTATTTTCAGGACCGTTACGGAGCTAACCCCATCGTCAACGTTTTTTGCTTGGGCATCGCCAAGGCCGACCGCATCTTCCGCGGAACCGCCTCGGGGCCCGGCAATCCCGTCATCTACGTGGGCGCCAAGACGGGACGCGACGGCATCCACGGCGCCACCATGGCCTCGGAGGAGTTCTCGGAGGACTCGGAAGCCAAGCGTCCCACCGTGCAGGTGGGGGATCCGCTGATGGAGAAGCTGCTGCTGGAAGCCTGCCTGGAGGCCATGGAAAGCGGGCTGGTCATCGGCATCCAGGACATGGGGGCGGCCGGACTGACCTGCTCCACCACCGAAATGGCCTCGCGCGCAGGGCAGGGCGTTCGGGTCGACCTGTCCAGGGTGCCCCAGCGCGAGAAGGGCATGACGCCCTACGAGATCATGCTTTCGGAGTCGCAGGAGCGCATGCTTCTGGTGGTTGAGAAAGGCAGCGAAGACCGCGTACTCGAGATCTTCCGCCGCTGGGACCTGGACGCGGTGGTGGTGGGCGAAGTCATCGAGACGCCTAAACTGCTGGTCGACAACGACGGCGACCGGGTGGCCGAGCTGCCCAACCGCGGACTCACCGACGAAGCGCCTCTTTACCGGCGTCCGATGCAGCGTCCTTCTTACCTGGACGAACTGCCCGACTGGCGCCGGCTCGGCTTGTCCCAGCCTGAGGACTGCGGCGAGGTGCTGACGCGCATGATGTCGTCCGAGCACCTTTGCAGCCGGCGCTGGGTCTACCGCCAGTACGACCACGTCATCCGCACCGACACGGTGATCATGCCGGGGTCCGATGCCTCCGTCCTGCGCCTCAAGGGGACGCGGGGCGGACTGGCCCTGAGTCTGGACGGCAATCCGCGCTTCTGCTACCTGGAGCCGCGCATGGGGGCGCGGCTGGCGGTGGCCGAGTCGTGCCGCAACGTGGTGGCATCGGGGGCGCGTCCGCTGGCGGCCACCAACTGCCTCAACTTCGGCAACCCGGAGAATCCGGGCATCATGTGGCAGTTCGCCGAGGTGGTGGCCGGTATCGGCGAAGCCTGCAGTGTCTTTTCCACCCCCATCACCGGCGGCAACGTCAGCTTCTACAACGAAACCCGGGGAGAAGGCATCTTCCCCACGCCCGTCATCGGAATGCTGGGAAAGATCGAGGACCTGAGCCAGGTGCGCGAGTCCCACTTCCTGGCCGAGGGCGATGTGGTTTACCTGCTGGGCGAGACCCGCGCCGAGCTGGGCGGATCGATTTACCTGGAGTGCCAGGGACAGCCGCTGGCGGGACCTTGTCCCCAGCTTGACCTGGGGGCCGAGGCGCACTTGCTCAAGCGGGTGCTGGACTGGGCCGCGCGCGGACTTCTGCAGTCCGTCCACGACCTCTCCGAAGGCGGACTGGCCGCTGCCATGGCCGAGTGCTGCTTCAAGCACGGGCTGGGCCTCGAAGCCGGGGTGGACGGCGAGCTGCGCTGCGACCACTTTCTTTTCAGCGAAACGCCCTCGCGCCTGCTGGTCAGCCTGAGTCCGCTGCGCGAAGAGGAGTTCCTAGGCGATCTGGACGGCCTTCCCGCCCAGCGTCTCGGCAAAGTGGGGGGGCGGCGTCTGCGTTTCCGCTACAATCAAAGCGTCTGCCTGGATCTCTCGGTAGAGGACCTGCGCAGCGCTTGGGACGGGCATTTTCCGTCCCTTTTCAAGCATTGA
- the purQ gene encoding phosphoribosylformylglycinamidine synthase subunit PurQ: protein MKFGVVVFPGTNSDHDTHHVLSEVMGQEAVYLWHQERDLRGCDVVVLPGGFAHGDYLRCGAIAKFSPIMDAVQRHAQGGGIVMGICNGMQILQEAGLLPGTMLRNRELKFVCEHVYCRVERTDTPFTSACREGQLLRMPIAHNEGNFFVSDEELARLEAKRQVLFRYADAQGRVGEDSNPNGSAGNIAGILNERGNVMALMPHPERAAEEVLESADGRFIFQSLVDSLAGRLRSA, encoded by the coding sequence GTGAAATTCGGCGTTGTCGTCTTTCCCGGCACCAATAGCGACCACGACACCCATCACGTGCTGTCTGAAGTCATGGGCCAGGAGGCCGTCTATCTGTGGCATCAGGAACGCGACCTGAGGGGTTGCGACGTGGTCGTCCTGCCCGGAGGATTCGCCCACGGAGACTACCTGCGCTGCGGCGCCATCGCCAAGTTCTCGCCCATCATGGACGCCGTCCAGCGGCACGCCCAGGGGGGAGGCATCGTGATGGGCATCTGCAACGGCATGCAGATCTTGCAGGAAGCCGGCCTGCTGCCCGGAACCATGCTGCGCAACCGCGAACTGAAGTTCGTCTGCGAGCACGTTTACTGCCGGGTGGAACGCACCGACACGCCCTTCACCAGCGCCTGCCGGGAAGGTCAGTTGCTGCGCATGCCCATCGCTCACAACGAAGGCAACTTCTTCGTCAGCGACGAAGAGCTGGCAAGGCTGGAGGCCAAGCGCCAGGTGCTCTTCCGCTACGCCGACGCCCAGGGACGAGTGGGGGAAGACAGCAATCCCAACGGATCGGCGGGCAACATCGCCGGCATCCTCAACGAGCGGGGCAACGTAATGGCGCTCATGCCCCATCCCGAGCGGGCCGCTGAAGAGGTGTTGGAAAGCGCTGACGGACGGTTCATCTTTCAGTCTTTGGTGGACTCATTGGCGGGGCGGCTGCGTTCGGCCTGA
- the purS gene encoding phosphoribosylformylglycinamidine synthase subunit PurS, which yields MKAKVVVTLKEGVLDPQGATIKRALSQMSYRGVREVRQGKYFELEFQDASDPDKVRQQAEEIARKVLSNPVIESFRIEEIQ from the coding sequence ATGAAAGCCAAAGTTGTCGTCACCCTCAAAGAAGGCGTCCTCGACCCGCAGGGAGCCACCATCAAGCGGGCTCTGTCGCAGATGTCCTACCGGGGCGTGCGGGAGGTCCGCCAGGGCAAGTACTTTGAGCTCGAGTTCCAGGACGCCTCCGATCCTGACAAGGTGCGGCAACAGGCCGAAGAGATCGCCCGCAAGGTCCTCTCCAACCCGGTCATCGAAAGTTTCCGCATCGAGGAGATCCAGTGA
- a CDS encoding EutN/CcmL family microcompartment protein, translating into MVIGKVVDEMVSTHKKDFFHGQKLLVVQPLALSGEDWGEAVLAIDGADAGIGDQVLLVQDGFAAMHVLGQFYVPVDAAVIGVIDHVNLY; encoded by the coding sequence ATGGTCATCGGCAAGGTCGTGGACGAGATGGTTTCGACCCACAAGAAAGACTTCTTTCACGGCCAGAAGCTGCTGGTGGTGCAGCCGCTTGCCCTCTCCGGAGAGGACTGGGGCGAGGCCGTGCTGGCCATCGACGGGGCCGACGCCGGAATCGGGGACCAGGTTTTGCTGGTGCAGGACGGATTCGCCGCCATGCACGTGTTGGGGCAATTCTACGTTCCTGTCGACGCCGCCGTCATCGGGGTTATCGATCACGTCAACCTCTATTGA
- a CDS encoding EutN/CcmL family microcompartment protein, which yields MKMARVVGTVVSSVKNETLEGKKILLIRSIDRHGREFGKPFVALDSVGAGIGEEVFYARGKEGAFPWHPQPVPSDASIVGILDRYNFKRQGGE from the coding sequence ATGAAGATGGCTCGGGTCGTCGGCACCGTGGTCTCAAGCGTCAAGAACGAGACCCTGGAGGGCAAGAAGATCCTCCTGATCCGTTCCATCGACCGCCACGGACGCGAGTTCGGCAAACCCTTCGTGGCCCTCGACTCGGTGGGCGCAGGCATAGGCGAAGAAGTCTTCTACGCCCGCGGCAAGGAAGGCGCCTTCCCCTGGCACCCACAACCGGTTCCCTCCGACGCCTCCATCGTGGGCATCCTCGACCGCTACAACTTCAAGCGTCAGGGAGGCGAGTGA
- a CDS encoding EutN/CcmL family microcompartment protein gives MILGRVAGTIVATRKDEKLRGRKLLIVQVLDPETLEPDESKGYQVCVDTVGAGAGEIVITVGGSSSRFAADLKDHPVDTAIVGIVDTVDLKLSPDKVGTASEGGGS, from the coding sequence ATGATCCTCGGTCGAGTCGCAGGTACTATTGTCGCCACCCGTAAAGACGAAAAGCTGCGCGGACGCAAGCTGCTGATCGTGCAGGTCCTCGACCCCGAAACCCTCGAGCCCGACGAGTCCAAGGGCTATCAGGTGTGTGTCGACACAGTGGGCGCCGGAGCCGGCGAAATCGTCATCACGGTGGGCGGCAGCTCGTCGCGTTTCGCCGCCGATTTAAAAGACCATCCCGTCGACACCGCCATCGTGGGCATCGTCGACACCGTCGACCTCAAGCTGAGTCCCGACAAGGTGGGGACCGCTTCCGAAGGGGGCGGCTCATGA
- the eutM gene encoding ethanolamine utilization microcompartment protein EutM yields MEALGMVETKGLVAMIEAADAMVKAAKVELVGYEKIGSGLVTAIVRGDVAAVKAATDAGAAAARRVGELVSVHVIPRPHGDLDERLPIALKG; encoded by the coding sequence ATGGAAGCTTTGGGAATGGTGGAAACCAAGGGGTTGGTGGCCATGATCGAGGCGGCCGACGCCATGGTCAAGGCAGCCAAGGTCGAATTGGTGGGCTATGAGAAGATCGGCAGCGGACTGGTCACGGCCATCGTCCGCGGCGACGTCGCGGCCGTCAAGGCGGCCACCGACGCCGGAGCCGCAGCCGCCCGCCGAGTCGGCGAACTGGTCAGCGTACACGTCATCCCCAGGCCGCACGGCGACCTCGACGAACGCTTGCCCATCGCCCTCAAGGGCTAG
- a CDS encoding class II aldolase/adducin family protein yields MQDREERELICEIGRRMYDKDLIAANEGNLSIRLGDRLLATPTGMCKGFMQPDDLVYTDLQGKQVGGRRKVSSEILMHSVVYRRRPDVKAVCHGHPVYATAHAVAGIPLTEALMAEVVVTLGCVPVAPYGTPSTAELAESLEGLVEKHDAILLSNHGALTLGHDLEQAFFRMEILEHYAKIAILTKVLGRQSLLKREQVDRLFDLRSKYGISGADSDLGCAITSDDSDQSVHLSRSELEDLIETAVRQVAERLSSN; encoded by the coding sequence ATGCAGGACCGTGAGGAGCGGGAACTGATCTGCGAGATCGGCCGCCGCATGTACGACAAGGACCTGATCGCGGCCAACGAAGGCAATCTCTCGATTCGCCTGGGCGACCGGCTGCTGGCCACGCCTACAGGCATGTGCAAGGGCTTCATGCAGCCCGACGACCTGGTCTACACCGATCTGCAGGGCAAGCAGGTGGGCGGACGCCGCAAAGTGTCCTCGGAGATCCTCATGCACTCAGTGGTCTACCGCCGCCGTCCCGACGTCAAGGCGGTTTGCCACGGTCATCCCGTCTACGCCACGGCTCACGCCGTGGCCGGCATTCCGCTCACCGAGGCGCTGATGGCCGAGGTGGTGGTGACGCTGGGATGCGTCCCCGTGGCCCCTTACGGCACCCCCTCCACCGCCGAGCTGGCCGAGAGCCTGGAGGGGCTGGTGGAAAAGCACGACGCCATCCTGCTTTCCAACCACGGGGCCCTGACCTTGGGGCACGACTTGGAGCAGGCTTTTTTCCGCATGGAGATTCTGGAGCACTACGCCAAGATCGCCATCTTGACCAAGGTGCTGGGACGCCAGTCTTTGCTCAAGCGGGAACAGGTGGACCGCCTGTTTGACCTGCGTTCGAAATATGGTATAAGTGGCGCTGATTCCGACTTAGGCTGCGCCATTACGTCCGACGACAGCGATCAATCCGTTCATCTCTCGCGCAGCGAACTGGAAGACTTGATTGAAACCGCCGTCCGTCAGGTGGCGGAGCGGTTGTCGTCCAACTAG
- a CDS encoding NYN domain-containing protein: MATEPRIAVFVDFENLALGVRDMNWGDFQVEMVLRRLLEKGRIVFKRSYCDWRRYRSAQREFHKQGIEMVDIPQSKMSGKNSADIHMVVDAMDLCYSKQHIDIFALLSGDSDFSPLVAKLKENDKRVIGCGVKSSTSDLLVNNCDEFIFYDDLVSASKVTRRKPKKGARKMSPKKQEALDKLMEISRNLEADYDPLWGSVIKQALRRVYPGFTERQYGYRTFSELLKDAETNEDISLEYDQSRGNYKVRLEE; the protein is encoded by the coding sequence ATGGCGACTGAACCACGCATTGCCGTTTTCGTCGATTTCGAGAACCTGGCCCTGGGCGTCCGCGACATGAACTGGGGCGACTTCCAGGTGGAGATGGTGCTGCGGCGCCTGCTCGAGAAAGGCCGCATCGTCTTCAAGCGTTCCTACTGCGACTGGCGGCGCTACCGCTCGGCCCAGAGGGAATTCCACAAGCAGGGCATCGAGATGGTCGACATCCCCCAGTCCAAGATGAGCGGCAAGAACAGCGCCGACATCCACATGGTGGTCGACGCCATGGACCTCTGCTACTCCAAGCAGCACATCGATATCTTCGCGCTGCTCTCGGGAGACAGCGATTTTTCGCCCCTGGTGGCCAAGCTGAAGGAAAACGACAAGCGCGTCATCGGCTGCGGCGTCAAGAGCTCCACTTCAGACCTGCTGGTCAACAACTGCGACGAATTCATCTTCTACGACGACCTGGTCAGCGCCTCCAAGGTCACGCGCCGCAAGCCCAAAAAGGGCGCCCGCAAGATGTCGCCCAAGAAGCAGGAGGCGCTGGACAAGCTCATGGAGATCTCGCGCAATCTTGAAGCCGACTACGATCCGCTGTGGGGATCGGTCATCAAGCAGGCCCTGCGCCGCGTCTATCCGGGCTTCACCGAGCGGCAGTACGGCTACCGCACCTTCTCGGAGCTGCTCAAGGACGCCGAAACCAACGAAGACATCTCGCTGGAATACGACCAGAGCCGCGGCAACTACAAAGTCCGCCTGGAGGAGTAG
- the ruvB gene encoding Holliday junction branch migration DNA helicase RuvB yields MDEETRIIDAARQREDESSFENSIRPRFLREFIGQEQLKNNMAIAIKAAMQREEAMDHVLLFGPPGLGKTTLAQIIANELGVNVRSTAGPTIEKRGDLAAILTNLEENDVLFIDEIHRLQPAIEEILYPAMEDFQIDIIIGEGPGARSIKIDIPPFTLVGATTRTGLLTAPLRGRFGITQRVDFYEEDSLKAIVRRSAGILGVEVDAQGAGEIARRSRGTPRIANRLLRRVRDYAQVKAQGSIDAEVAGEALKMMNVDRYGFDETDRKILLTIIEKFGGGPVGLGTISAAVSEEKDAIEEIYEPYLMQIGFLDRTPRGRVATRRAYQHFGLDPLKPGQSKLF; encoded by the coding sequence ATGGACGAAGAAACACGCATTATCGACGCCGCTCGTCAGCGAGAGGACGAGAGCAGTTTCGAGAACAGCATTCGTCCCCGTTTTCTGCGCGAGTTCATTGGCCAGGAGCAGCTCAAGAACAACATGGCCATCGCCATCAAGGCGGCCATGCAGCGCGAGGAGGCCATGGATCACGTCCTGCTCTTCGGCCCGCCGGGACTGGGCAAGACCACTCTGGCCCAGATCATCGCCAACGAACTGGGCGTCAACGTCCGCTCCACCGCCGGACCCACCATCGAAAAGCGGGGAGACCTGGCCGCCATCCTCACCAATCTGGAAGAAAACGACGTCCTCTTCATCGACGAAATCCACCGCCTGCAGCCGGCCATCGAAGAGATCCTCTACCCGGCCATGGAGGACTTCCAGATTGACATCATCATCGGCGAAGGGCCGGGGGCCCGCTCCATCAAGATCGACATTCCGCCCTTCACCCTGGTGGGGGCCACCACCCGCACCGGACTCCTCACGGCGCCTCTGCGGGGACGCTTCGGAATCACCCAGCGGGTCGATTTCTATGAGGAGGACAGCCTGAAAGCCATCGTGCGCCGCTCGGCGGGCATCCTGGGCGTGGAGGTGGATGCCCAAGGGGCCGGCGAGATCGCCCGCCGCAGCCGCGGCACGCCCCGCATCGCCAACCGCCTGCTGCGCCGCGTGCGCGATTACGCCCAGGTCAAAGCCCAGGGCAGCATCGACGCCGAGGTGGCGGGCGAAGCCCTCAAGATGATGAACGTCGACCGCTACGGATTCGACGAAACCGACCGCAAGATCCTTCTCACCATCATCGAGAAATTCGGCGGCGGCCCGGTGGGGCTGGGCACCATCTCGGCGGCCGTCAGCGAAGAGAAAGACGCCATCGAGGAAATCTACGAGCCCTACCTGATGCAGATCGGATTCCTCGACCGCACCCCCCGCGGCCGGGTAGCCACCCGCCGCGCCTACCAACACTTCGGCCTCGACCCTTTGAAACCGGGCCAATCGAAACTCTTTTAA